A window of the Roseburia sp. 831b genome harbors these coding sequences:
- a CDS encoding tyrosine-type recombinase/integrase, giving the protein MNHILKQVHPYSIFYSNSDNRWHTTIVDESNIHGRRQIARKKKCDLEHFLLEHYYLPETDHVQTQKTFEDIFYLVQERKLRLIKNPEKIPSAQNTHLKAKSDFKRYFADTNFITMPIDEITKKDIEDICLYNLERYDLKKKAFASLRGILKSVFDMAYSEYWVSDNVYQRVDFSLFKNMYIPETPIDNRMHPTDEVYAIIQELHRKEKTRPMYSSIWALEMQILMGARRGELPPLTWDDISDTCICISKEQLTSGNNFVIVNHTKNYKPRYFPLTNDLKDFLVRLKSMHSKYYPDSVYLFPANAANGTITNRAVYLVYRGICRKLGIDKPKNVIRGPHSFRRNAITDVVNETNGNIVMASELFGNTPEVAKQHYFAGIDLSVATTILDKRSLLTKSKQS; this is encoded by the coding sequence ATGAATCATATTTTAAAACAAGTGCATCCCTATTCTATCTTTTATTCCAATTCTGATAACAGATGGCACACTACCATTGTTGATGAATCAAATATACATGGTAGAAGGCAGATTGCACGAAAGAAGAAATGCGACTTAGAACACTTTTTACTGGAACACTATTATTTACCAGAAACAGACCATGTACAAACCCAAAAGACCTTTGAGGATATCTTTTATCTGGTTCAGGAACGGAAGTTACGACTTATTAAAAATCCCGAAAAAATTCCTAGCGCCCAAAATACACATCTCAAAGCAAAATCCGATTTCAAACGATATTTTGCAGATACAAATTTTATAACCATGCCAATTGATGAAATTACGAAAAAAGATATTGAGGATATTTGCCTTTATAATCTTGAACGCTATGACCTTAAGAAAAAAGCTTTCGCCTCCTTGCGTGGAATTTTAAAATCAGTCTTTGACATGGCATATTCCGAATATTGGGTATCTGATAATGTATATCAACGTGTAGATTTTTCTCTTTTTAAAAATATGTATATTCCAGAAACACCGATTGACAATCGAATGCACCCAACGGATGAAGTTTATGCTATTATCCAGGAGCTTCACCGCAAGGAAAAAACACGTCCTATGTATAGCTCTATATGGGCACTCGAAATGCAAATATTGATGGGGGCAAGACGCGGTGAACTCCCCCCGCTTACCTGGGATGATATTTCTGACACCTGTATTTGCATCTCAAAAGAACAACTTACATCTGGGAACAATTTTGTTATTGTAAACCATACTAAAAATTATAAGCCAAGATACTTTCCCCTAACCAATGATCTCAAAGATTTTCTGGTACGGCTAAAATCCATGCATAGCAAGTACTATCCCGATAGCGTATATTTATTTCCCGCTAATGCTGCAAATGGAACCATCACAAATCGGGCAGTCTATCTAGTCTATCGTGGCATTTGTCGTAAACTTGGAATCGATAAACCAAAGAATGTGATTCGAGGACCACATTCATTTCGAAGAAACGCTATTACAGACGTTGTAAATGAAACAAATGGAAATATTGTCATGGCATCTGAACTATTTGGCAACACACCCGAAGTTGCCAAACAACATTATTTTGCTGGAATTGATTTATCAGTTGCAACTACCATCCTAGACAAAAGATCATTGCTTACCAAAAGTAAACAATCGTAA
- a CDS encoding metallophosphoesterase family protein — MKILVVSDTHGKHSNLEKVVERETPFDLMIHLGDAEGQEDYIQELAGCPLEVVAGNNDFFSALPREKELRIGAYKILITHGHYYYVSAGIEDIKKEASARNFDIVMFGHTHRPVIDYGKDIIAINPGSLSYPRQEGKQPSYIVMDIDADRKAHFEIRYL, encoded by the coding sequence ATGAAAATTTTAGTTGTCAGTGATACACATGGAAAACATAGCAATCTTGAAAAAGTAGTAGAACGGGAAACACCGTTTGATTTGATGATTCATTTAGGGGATGCAGAGGGGCAGGAGGACTATATACAGGAACTTGCCGGATGTCCCCTAGAAGTTGTTGCAGGGAATAATGACTTCTTTTCTGCGCTCCCAAGGGAGAAGGAATTAAGGATTGGTGCGTATAAAATTCTGATTACACACGGACACTACTATTATGTATCGGCAGGGATTGAAGATATCAAAAAAGAGGCATCCGCCAGAAATTTTGACATTGTAATGTTTGGGCACACACACCGTCCGGTTATTGATTATGGAAAAGATATTATTGCAATAAATCCAGGAAGTCTGTCTTACCCAAGGCAGGAAGGAAAGCAGCCATCCTATATCGTGATGGACATAGACGCAGATAGAAAGGCACATTTTGAAATCCGTTATCTCTAG
- a CDS encoding XTP/dITP diphosphatase, with product MRRIIFATGNAGKMREIREIMADMPVEVVSMKEAGILADIEENGTTFVENAKIKATEIAKQTKDIVLADDSGLEVDYLNKEPGVYSARYLGEDTPYEVKNQAILDCLSGVPKEKRTARFVCAIAAALPDGKVLTTQATIEGYIGEKPAGENGFGYDPIFMVEEYQCSTAELSEEQKNEISHRGKALRKMKALLADTYEDLRQPKDL from the coding sequence ATGAGACGAATTATTTTTGCAACCGGAAATGCCGGTAAGATGAGAGAAATCAGAGAAATTATGGCAGATATGCCGGTGGAGGTTGTCTCGATGAAAGAGGCAGGGATTTTGGCCGATATAGAGGAAAATGGAACTACATTTGTAGAGAATGCCAAAATCAAAGCGACAGAGATTGCGAAACAGACAAAGGATATTGTACTTGCGGATGATTCCGGGCTTGAGGTCGATTATTTAAACAAAGAGCCAGGGGTCTATTCCGCCCGCTATTTAGGAGAGGATACCCCATATGAGGTGAAAAACCAGGCGATTTTGGATTGTCTTTCGGGTGTTCCAAAGGAAAAAAGAACAGCACGATTTGTCTGTGCGATTGCAGCAGCATTGCCGGATGGAAAGGTTTTAACGACTCAGGCAACAATTGAGGGCTATATTGGAGAAAAACCGGCCGGAGAAAATGGATTTGGATATGATCCGATTTTTATGGTAGAGGAATATCAGTGTTCCACAGCGGAACTTTCCGAGGAGCAGAAAAATGAAATCAGTCATAGAGGAAAGGCACTGCGCAAAATGAAAGCGCTGCTTGCCGACACCTATGAAGATTTAAGACAGCCAAAAGATCTTTGA
- a CDS encoding N-acetylmuramoyl-L-alanine amidase family protein, which produces MEERIIKFAAGFFVVLTIVVGVSLYFFPALHVKAVEWADERQALAELASENQAKMTELTLAASTGEVKDASGEKRQLQLQLPEGVTGEQISFHEDYVTQTVTMEIPAVDATYFDQDPLTGSSNHIDNLSYALENGAGEVEIVLDRVYELETSYDDSYFYMDFIDPHDIYDKVVVIDAGHGGRAPGATIQGSNEKDIDLAIVLQLKALFDASDENIGVYYTRTDDSNPTFDQRVQLANKSNADLFISVHNNSTRSGRMSKINGTQVMYSESDTKDLGSRHLAQLCLDEVTGATGSTDKGLVEGDSIYIIRTSEVPVALIEVGFMTNQAELDNLNSEEYQKKTAQGIYQAIHRALEEGY; this is translated from the coding sequence GTGGAAGAAAGGATTATAAAGTTTGCAGCAGGTTTTTTTGTTGTATTGACAATTGTAGTTGGTGTGTCGTTATACTTTTTTCCAGCATTGCACGTAAAAGCAGTGGAATGGGCGGATGAGAGACAGGCACTTGCGGAGCTTGCGTCCGAAAATCAGGCGAAGATGACGGAGTTGACGTTAGCGGCATCCACAGGGGAAGTGAAAGATGCTTCCGGAGAAAAAAGGCAGCTTCAGCTGCAGCTTCCAGAGGGAGTAACCGGGGAGCAGATTTCTTTTCATGAGGATTATGTGACACAGACGGTGACAATGGAAATTCCGGCGGTGGATGCAACTTATTTTGACCAGGACCCGCTGACGGGAAGCAGCAATCACATTGACAATCTTTCCTATGCGTTGGAAAATGGAGCTGGTGAAGTCGAGATTGTGTTAGACCGCGTTTATGAGTTAGAGACATCTTACGATGATTCCTATTTTTATATGGATTTTATAGACCCGCACGATATCTATGACAAAGTTGTCGTCATTGATGCCGGTCATGGCGGCCGGGCACCGGGAGCAACGATACAAGGAAGCAATGAAAAAGACATCGATTTGGCAATCGTGCTGCAATTGAAAGCGCTGTTCGATGCATCCGATGAAAATATCGGAGTCTACTATACAAGAACAGATGACAGCAACCCGACGTTTGATCAGAGGGTTCAGCTTGCCAACAAGTCGAATGCGGATTTGTTTATCAGCGTTCATAACAACTCTACAAGAAGTGGAAGAATGTCAAAAATTAATGGTACACAGGTTATGTACAGCGAATCAGATACCAAGGACTTAGGCAGCAGGCATCTGGCACAGTTGTGCCTGGACGAAGTCACAGGAGCAACCGGAAGTACGGATAAAGGTCTTGTGGAAGGAGACAGCATTTATATTATTCGTACCAGTGAGGTGCCGGTGGCGTTGATTGAGGTTGGTTTTATGACAAACCAGGCAGAACTTGACAACCTGAATTCAGAAGAATACCAGAAAAAAACAGCACAGGGAATTTATCAGGCAATCCACCGTGCTTTGGAGGAAGGATATTAA
- a CDS encoding lectin like domain-containing protein, with amino-acid sequence MRYSKRYIVFYIFLAIAFFVKFNTIGKNYEEVDEFRGANLEKTVWNPLIAESVNDNRLSVVIDNKEYSNTDNGFFMDDNLNIMAPVSLLRDALNCSAHIYNDNTLFVEKHTSEISFKMEEDFARVNGTKEKIESPLVQKDGEYYVSLSDLSKYLDYSYSWNIEENTASTADQAETTSVIPASYDLRSKERVSVIKDQGTYGTCWAFAGLSAMESVLLPEESEQFSVDHMTLNNHFNLTQDDGGEYTMGMAYLAAWEGPVYEKDDPYGDGVTDDTLKPVKHVQEIQVIDGKDYEKIKEAVFKYGGVQSSLYSALKSSQSKSAFYNSNTNAYCYIGTEKPNHDVVIIGWDDNYSKDNFSVDLEGDGAFICQNSWGTSFGDQGIFYVSYYDTNIGTHNVVYTGIEDVDNYDHIYQSDICGWVGQLGYNKESIYGANVFTAQGKENLTAASFYATGKDSEYELYVVNNFEDENSFKNMKKVAEGSLKNAGYYTIDFSEEIPVEAGERYAVCLRIKTPNAVHPLAIEYAADKTTASVDLTDGEGYISASGSKWVDVNTIQKCNLCIKAFSNNR; translated from the coding sequence ATGAGGTATTCCAAACGATATATTGTTTTTTATATTTTTTTGGCAATTGCCTTTTTTGTAAAATTTAATACCATTGGGAAAAATTACGAGGAAGTGGATGAGTTCCGTGGCGCAAATCTGGAGAAAACGGTGTGGAATCCTTTGATTGCAGAGAGTGTTAATGACAATCGACTGTCTGTCGTGATTGATAACAAAGAGTACAGCAATACGGATAACGGATTTTTCATGGATGATAATCTGAACATCATGGCGCCGGTCTCTCTTTTGCGTGATGCGCTCAATTGCAGTGCCCATATTTATAATGATAATACGCTTTTTGTGGAAAAGCATACGAGTGAGATTTCCTTTAAGATGGAGGAAGATTTCGCCAGAGTAAACGGAACAAAAGAAAAGATTGAATCTCCGCTGGTGCAAAAGGACGGAGAATATTATGTCAGCCTTTCCGACTTGTCAAAATATTTAGATTACAGTTATAGTTGGAATATAGAGGAAAACACGGCGTCCACGGCAGATCAGGCAGAGACAACCTCTGTGATTCCGGCATCGTATGATTTGAGGAGCAAAGAGCGCGTATCTGTGATAAAAGACCAGGGAACGTATGGAACCTGCTGGGCATTTGCTGGACTTAGTGCGATGGAGTCTGTGCTTTTGCCGGAGGAGTCCGAACAGTTTTCGGTTGACCATATGACGTTAAACAACCATTTTAATCTGACACAGGACGATGGCGGCGAGTATACAATGGGAATGGCATATTTAGCGGCATGGGAAGGGCCTGTCTATGAAAAGGATGACCCGTATGGAGACGGTGTGACGGACGATACGTTAAAGCCGGTCAAACATGTGCAGGAAATTCAGGTCATTGATGGAAAAGATTACGAGAAAATCAAAGAGGCAGTCTTTAAATATGGCGGTGTGCAGTCATCTCTGTACAGTGCGTTAAAAAGTTCACAAAGCAAGTCAGCCTTTTACAATTCGAATACCAATGCATACTGCTATATTGGTACAGAAAAACCAAACCACGATGTGGTAATCATTGGATGGGACGATAACTATTCGAAAGATAATTTTTCTGTGGATTTAGAAGGCGACGGAGCTTTCATTTGTCAGAACAGCTGGGGAACTTCCTTTGGCGATCAGGGAATCTTTTATGTTTCCTATTACGACACCAATATTGGTACACACAACGTGGTATATACCGGAATTGAGGATGTCGATAATTATGACCATATTTACCAAAGCGACATCTGTGGCTGGGTAGGACAGTTAGGCTATAATAAGGAAAGCATTTATGGAGCGAACGTGTTTACCGCACAGGGAAAAGAAAATCTGACCGCTGCAAGTTTTTATGCAACCGGAAAAGATTCCGAGTATGAACTATATGTGGTAAACAACTTTGAAGATGAAAATTCTTTTAAAAATATGAAAAAAGTGGCAGAGGGAAGCCTGAAAAATGCAGGCTATTATACGATAGATTTTTCAGAAGAAATCCCTGTTGAAGCAGGGGAAAGATATGCGGTATGCCTGCGTATCAAGACCCCGAATGCCGTGCACCCGCTGGCAATCGAGTATGCGGCGGATAAGACGACAGCGTCGGTAGACCTTACCGATGGAGAAGGATATATCAGTGCGAGTGGTTCGAAATGGGTGGATGTAAATACCATTCAGAAATGTAACCTTTGCATTAAGGCATTTAGTAACAATCGATAA
- a CDS encoding THUMP domain-containing class I SAM-dependent RNA methyltransferase, with the protein MRKFELVVPCHFGLEAVLKREIYDLGYEISKVEDGRITFVGDEEAICRANIFLRTAERVLLQVGRFKATTFDELFEAIKALPWEDYIPADGKFWVTKASSIKSKLFSPSDIQSISKKAIVERLKREYHVDWFEETGASYPIRIFLNKDEVTVALDTSGESLHKRGYRTLTSKAPITETLAAALIMLTPWRPDRILVDPFCGSGTFPIEAAMIAANIAPGMNRSFTAEAWTNLIAKKTWYECVKEAQEMIDTDVKTDIQGYDIDGEIVKAARENAKRAGVDHLIHFQQREVADLHHPKKYGFVISNPPYGERLEEKEALPALYTQIGQAYQGLDSWSMFLITSYEDTEKYIGRKADKNRKIYNGMLKTYFYQFLGPKPPRRPKAEQ; encoded by the coding sequence ATGAGAAAATTTGAATTAGTGGTTCCCTGTCATTTTGGACTGGAAGCAGTCTTAAAAAGGGAAATTTATGATTTAGGATATGAGATTAGCAAGGTGGAAGATGGAAGAATTACGTTTGTCGGAGATGAGGAAGCAATCTGCCGCGCAAACATTTTTCTTCGCACGGCGGAACGTGTACTACTTCAGGTAGGACGGTTTAAGGCAACGACATTTGATGAACTGTTTGAGGCAATCAAAGCACTTCCGTGGGAGGATTATATTCCGGCAGATGGCAAGTTCTGGGTGACAAAGGCGTCCTCGATTAAGAGTAAACTGTTTAGCCCGTCGGATATCCAGTCAATTTCCAAAAAGGCGATTGTAGAGCGGTTAAAGCGGGAGTATCATGTGGACTGGTTTGAGGAAACAGGTGCTTCGTATCCAATCCGTATCTTTTTAAATAAAGATGAAGTAACGGTTGCACTTGATACTTCCGGAGAATCTTTACATAAGAGAGGTTATCGTACGTTAACGAGTAAGGCACCGATTACAGAGACACTGGCAGCAGCACTTATTATGTTAACCCCATGGAGACCGGACCGAATCCTGGTGGACCCGTTCTGCGGAAGTGGAACATTTCCGATTGAGGCAGCAATGATTGCAGCCAACATTGCACCTGGAATGAATCGTTCATTCACGGCGGAGGCGTGGACGAATCTGATTGCGAAAAAGACCTGGTATGAGTGTGTCAAGGAAGCGCAGGAGATGATTGATACGGACGTGAAGACGGACATTCAGGGCTATGACATTGATGGCGAGATTGTAAAGGCAGCCAGGGAAAATGCGAAGCGCGCAGGTGTGGATCATCTGATTCATTTTCAGCAGCGTGAGGTGGCAGACTTACACCATCCGAAAAAATATGGTTTTGTGATTTCCAATCCACCTTATGGAGAGCGTCTGGAAGAAAAAGAAGCGCTGCCAGCGCTTTACACACAGATTGGACAGGCATATCAGGGCTTGGATTCCTGGTCGATGTTTTTGATTACAAGTTATGAAGATACCGAGAAATATATTGGTAGAAAAGCGGACAAGAACCGTAAAATTTACAATGGAATGTTAAAGACATATTTTTACCAGTTTTTAGGTCCAAAACCACCGAGAAGACCAAAAGCAGAGCAGTAA
- a CDS encoding rhodanese-like domain-containing protein, translating to MAFYLLHPREFEDIFLKKRAVIIDVREREDYRKFHLRGAINCPYDEMERWMFQLKKGRTYILYCQYGSTSLMAARRMSHQGFEVYTIVGGIEAIQKYQKMGPFS from the coding sequence ATGGCATTTTATCTTTTGCATCCAAGGGAGTTCGAAGATATTTTTTTGAAAAAAAGGGCGGTCATCATCGATGTCAGGGAACGGGAGGATTACCGGAAATTTCACCTTAGAGGAGCCATCAATTGCCCGTATGACGAGATGGAACGCTGGATGTTCCAGTTGAAAAAAGGACGCACCTATATTCTGTACTGTCAGTATGGAAGTACAAGTCTGATGGCAGCGCGCAGAATGAGCCATCAGGGATTTGAGGTTTATACGATTGTCGGTGGAATTGAGGCAATTCAAAAGTATCAGAAAATGGGACCATTTTCATGA
- a CDS encoding cyclic nucleotide-binding domain-containing protein: MAVVELKAKQRFIKRGDKMKEVYIILKGSVRQITRNDEFILENGCIIGMMESDAGSFLCDYVAKEDTILVSYPYRKPEDYKVIFYSQPQYAYAFVHAAIIQCQNLLNRYLKIRQSVRDFYLFCMEKYQDYQTMCTDLGIEQKNFSRIEFFNPMTLKDKINQWEIEYNLSIAQRQPEALRNFYESKPELCIGEILHASKLMCTAVSNMETMIEYLQNNQDILLNEKRADLLELFFDLAKQGAAKGKDIIPVHQKVQEMQEYAEKSELFAKKDVTERFQEYKIFDFDNYAKEVEAEPEGEELPKETLKLDLPDDDTNILEEDCLQYILDYAQCSKEQAAEIKGYIKQFNLLPDKLSTDDEVRRLRKQIGNAYYEVYTKAFFRSMKEPKVPPIMQMFFHFGFMDVSVLGEENATALYDLMERIYQCKSAHVYTMYDWLKAIYDGEKDPSKNEFDLNYIESLHEMRKTKKITEAEEKQLLNDTTKRVQYEIDNMFKSTNRATYGKISTFCPILCEHDIMNSLNNMLVTAQKIENALDAVREIDFSIFYREVVFSDPAHDVNRDNIMKEILPDIILMPNAGSRAMMWQETAGAKRDTPGRFIFPILTVADIGDMMVETAGRYRWEICRKIQGMRWNDVREKSLTSEYCDYIQFYRKNRDLSTDAKEKIKNALTRAKNNYREVFVKDYQNWIKYESVGSFRLNKVARDIIFRYCPFAKSIREELVANPMYHDMFSRYEILNERKLHRVEMFLDKYQKAGGEITRELEDNLEFYKL, translated from the coding sequence ATGGCAGTAGTAGAATTGAAAGCGAAGCAGCGTTTTATCAAGCGCGGCGATAAGATGAAAGAAGTATATATCATTTTAAAAGGATCGGTCAGACAGATTACAAGAAATGATGAATTTATCCTGGAAAATGGATGTATTATTGGAATGATGGAGAGTGATGCAGGATCGTTTCTTTGCGATTATGTGGCAAAAGAAGATACGATTTTAGTGTCATATCCATATCGAAAACCAGAGGATTATAAGGTTATTTTTTATTCGCAGCCGCAGTATGCCTATGCGTTTGTGCATGCTGCAATTATTCAGTGTCAGAATCTTTTGAACCGTTATCTTAAGATTCGACAGTCTGTTCGGGATTTTTATCTGTTTTGCATGGAAAAATATCAGGATTACCAGACTATGTGTACCGATCTGGGAATCGAACAGAAGAACTTTAGCCGTATTGAATTTTTCAACCCTATGACATTAAAAGATAAAATCAATCAGTGGGAGATTGAGTACAATTTAAGCATTGCACAAAGACAGCCGGAGGCACTCCGCAACTTTTACGAATCCAAGCCGGAGCTTTGTATCGGGGAGATTCTTCATGCGTCAAAACTGATGTGCACAGCGGTTTCTAATATGGAGACAATGATTGAATATCTTCAGAACAACCAGGATATTCTTTTAAATGAGAAACGCGCAGACTTGCTGGAACTCTTTTTTGACCTGGCAAAACAAGGTGCTGCAAAAGGAAAAGACATTATTCCGGTGCATCAGAAAGTACAGGAGATGCAGGAGTATGCGGAAAAATCAGAATTGTTTGCCAAAAAGGATGTGACGGAGCGTTTCCAGGAGTATAAGATTTTTGACTTTGATAATTATGCGAAAGAGGTCGAGGCAGAACCTGAGGGCGAAGAGCTGCCGAAGGAGACCTTGAAGCTGGATTTGCCGGATGATGATACCAATATTTTGGAGGAAGACTGTTTACAGTATATTTTGGATTATGCGCAGTGTTCCAAAGAGCAGGCTGCCGAGATAAAAGGTTATATCAAGCAGTTTAATCTTTTGCCGGACAAGCTTTCTACGGATGATGAGGTCAGACGTTTGAGAAAGCAGATTGGAAATGCTTACTATGAGGTTTACACAAAGGCATTTTTCCGTTCGATGAAGGAACCGAAGGTTCCACCGATTATGCAGATGTTTTTCCACTTTGGATTTATGGATGTATCGGTGCTTGGAGAGGAAAATGCGACTGCACTCTATGATTTGATGGAGCGCATTTATCAGTGTAAGTCTGCGCATGTATACACCATGTATGACTGGTTAAAAGCAATCTATGACGGAGAAAAAGACCCATCGAAGAATGAGTTCGACTTAAATTACATCGAGAGTCTGCATGAGATGCGAAAGACCAAGAAGATTACAGAGGCAGAAGAAAAACAGTTATTAAATGACACGACAAAACGGGTACAGTACGAGATTGATAACATGTTTAAATCGACGAACCGTGCAACTTACGGAAAAATTTCCACATTCTGCCCGATTCTTTGTGAGCATGATATTATGAACTCTCTTAACAATATGCTTGTGACAGCGCAGAAGATTGAAAATGCGCTGGATGCTGTCCGGGAGATTGACTTTTCCATCTTTTACCGGGAAGTGGTATTCTCAGACCCTGCACATGATGTAAACCGTGATAACATCATGAAGGAAATTCTGCCGGATATCATTTTAATGCCGAATGCAGGCAGCAGAGCGATGATGTGGCAGGAGACAGCAGGAGCAAAACGAGATACACCGGGACGTTTTATTTTCCCAATCTTAACGGTAGCAGACATTGGGGATATGATGGTGGAGACGGCAGGACGTTATCGCTGGGAAATCTGTCGTAAGATTCAGGGTATGCGTTGGAACGATGTACGTGAGAAATCACTGACATCGGAATACTGCGATTACATTCAGTTTTATCGTAAGAACCGTGATTTATCTACGGATGCAAAAGAGAAGATTAAGAATGCATTAACACGTGCGAAAAACAATTATCGTGAAGTTTTTGTCAAAGATTACCAGAACTGGATTAAATATGAATCCGTTGGAAGCTTCCGTTTGAATAAAGTGGCGCGGGATATTATTTTCCGTTACTGCCCGTTTGCGAAGTCGATTCGGGAAGAACTGGTGGCAAATCCAATGTATCATGATATGTTCTCACGTTATGAGATTTTAAATGAGAGAAAGCTTCATCGTGTGGAAATGTTCCTCGATAAGTATCAGAAGGCTGGTGGAGAGATTACCAGAGAGCTCGAGGACAATCTGGAATTCTATAAATTGTAG